One genomic segment of Bacteroidales bacterium includes these proteins:
- a CDS encoding DUF1987 domain-containing protein yields MKILTRDSTRETPKILLDKNNNKFEFEGKSRPENVMQFYEPIFNWLEEYSKSPNEQTYVHMNLEYFNTSSAKAILEILRILKELHDSGNDVKIIWYYHEDDEDMQEAGEDYSSMIELPFEYKVYS; encoded by the coding sequence ATGAAAATATTAACAAGAGACAGTACCAGAGAAACACCAAAAATATTATTAGATAAAAATAACAATAAGTTTGAATTTGAAGGAAAGTCAAGACCCGAAAATGTAATGCAATTTTACGAACCTATTTTTAACTGGTTAGAAGAATATAGCAAATCACCAAATGAACAAACCTATGTTCATATGAATCTCGAATATTTTAATACCTCATCTGCAAAAGCAATATTAGAAATTTTAAGAATTCTTAAAGAACTACATGATAGTGGAAATGATGTAAAAATCATCTGGTATTATCACGAAGATGATGAAGATATGCAGGAAGCAGGTGAAGATTATTCTTCTATGATTGAATTACCCTTTGAGTATAAGGTATATAGTTAA
- a CDS encoding TonB-dependent receptor, whose product MKNFKLLITVLCSIVLLFSTMDTLAQRTVTGKVLDGDTGKPIQGIQIKVKGVDITVKSDINGKYSITVPDSLEDISFQELAGRKIKKVEIIGPNEINLILSRKELDYFEMSLEDLINAEITTISKKSQKISEAPGIIDVYTSKQISDMGIDNLYELLSTLPGIEIMETYYGYTDVQFRGILQSHYNNKSSLLLNGQPLYDQVVSCYYLEQIPLSSIERIEVVRGPGGVLYGTNAYAGVINIITKKGGEIDGAQMSFKAGQFNTKNASFALGKEIKELDMFFAGEFNESDGYEKEVEWDEDDVNPLDGSLFGSSNGSRILGYYPDDPDAYENDYTNFFTSLGYKGLTMNANYFYNEKDKFGLIPTLCSTGERILQGYGFNLKYNTSLMDDKMGLTSIVWHDQISKKERVNAYFPVLRAPHHPDDQDYGGNKTGMQLELNYQLSDKISILGGGGFEASQSDPYYFFYTDSTQNPLTNDVITQVEDKPANAISSEQNTSDIWFFAQANIYILDNLNLVAGSRLNSNKQAGTAFIPNVGIVYSPLKDLSLKVLYGSGYRNPSIFEKYVRTVGVLAGVEDLEPEKINTVDIGIDYSFSNYSIRINGFYTKTDMEISRRALDSLDLVKLNSEEGYGTGSMEWKKGAIYENKEGNTYQGIEMSFQGVPTSYLLFKCNLSYKFGKDADDNDLNCFAPILANLGITIKPVKKISISGNLQYISEREIHYKAMYPWNTWPEGDHTIDSYTLISAKLSFLPQENLAFSLIGKNLMDVEYNYPEYIRKGIPYIPGGPGRALYFEIGYRF is encoded by the coding sequence ATGAAAAACTTTAAATTGTTAATAACAGTACTATGTTCGATTGTTCTACTATTTTCAACAATGGATACATTAGCGCAGCGTACGGTTACCGGAAAGGTACTTGATGGTGATACAGGAAAACCCATTCAGGGAATTCAGATAAAAGTAAAAGGGGTGGATATTACAGTCAAAAGTGATATTAATGGAAAGTACAGCATTACTGTGCCTGATTCTCTTGAAGATATCTCATTTCAAGAATTGGCAGGCAGGAAAATAAAGAAGGTTGAAATTATTGGACCCAATGAAATAAACCTGATACTTAGCCGGAAAGAACTTGATTACTTCGAAATGAGTCTTGAAGATCTCATAAATGCTGAGATAACAACAATATCAAAAAAATCTCAAAAAATTAGTGAAGCACCCGGTATTATTGATGTCTATACATCAAAACAAATTTCAGACATGGGTATAGATAATCTTTATGAACTATTAAGCACTTTACCGGGAATTGAAATAATGGAAACTTATTATGGTTATACCGATGTTCAATTTCGAGGCATACTTCAAAGCCATTATAATAACAAATCTAGTTTGTTATTAAATGGGCAGCCATTATACGATCAAGTGGTTTCTTGTTATTATCTTGAGCAAATACCATTATCATCAATAGAAAGAATTGAAGTTGTTCGTGGGCCAGGTGGTGTATTATACGGGACTAATGCATATGCAGGAGTAATAAATATTATTACTAAAAAAGGAGGGGAAATTGATGGAGCACAAATGTCATTTAAAGCCGGACAATTCAATACAAAAAATGCCAGTTTCGCACTTGGAAAAGAAATAAAAGAACTTGACATGTTCTTTGCAGGAGAATTTAATGAAAGTGATGGTTATGAAAAGGAAGTAGAATGGGACGAAGATGATGTTAATCCATTAGATGGTTCTTTATTCGGAAGTTCAAACGGAAGCAGGATATTAGGATATTATCCCGATGACCCTGATGCCTACGAGAATGATTATACAAACTTCTTTACTTCATTAGGTTATAAAGGATTAACTATGAACGCAAATTATTTTTATAATGAAAAGGATAAATTTGGTTTAATTCCTACCTTATGCTCTACAGGAGAACGTATACTTCAGGGTTACGGATTTAACCTTAAATATAATACATCACTTATGGATGATAAAATGGGACTGACTAGTATTGTCTGGCACGACCAGATATCAAAAAAGGAAAGAGTTAATGCTTATTTTCCGGTTTTACGTGCTCCACATCATCCTGATGACCAGGATTATGGCGGAAATAAAACAGGAATGCAATTAGAACTGAATTATCAACTTTCAGATAAAATTTCAATTTTAGGAGGAGGAGGTTTTGAAGCTTCTCAATCTGATCCATACTATTTCTTTTATACAGATTCAACACAGAATCCTCTTACAAATGATGTAATTACGCAGGTTGAAGATAAACCTGCAAATGCAATTTCAAGCGAACAAAATACAAGTGATATATGGTTTTTTGCCCAGGCAAATATTTATATTCTTGATAATTTGAATTTGGTTGCAGGTAGCAGATTAAATTCTAATAAACAAGCTGGTACAGCATTTATACCGAATGTTGGAATTGTTTATTCTCCTTTAAAAGACTTGTCTCTAAAAGTGCTTTATGGCTCAGGATACAGAAATCCAAGCATTTTTGAAAAATATGTAAGAACAGTAGGTGTTTTGGCTGGAGTTGAAGATCTTGAACCTGAAAAAATAAATACTGTTGATATTGGAATAGATTATTCGTTTTCAAATTATTCAATAAGAATTAATGGCTTTTACACAAAAACAGATATGGAAATAAGCAGAAGAGCACTCGATTCTCTTGATTTGGTTAAACTAAACAGTGAGGAAGGATACGGAACAGGAAGTATGGAATGGAAAAAAGGAGCAATTTATGAAAATAAAGAAGGAAACACATATCAGGGCATTGAAATGTCATTTCAGGGTGTTCCAACTTCTTATCTCCTTTTTAAGTGTAATTTATCATATAAATTTGGTAAAGATGCTGATGATAATGATCTGAATTGTTTTGCTCCTATCCTGGCAAACCTTGGTATTACAATAAAACCTGTAAAAAAGATCAGTATATCAGGAAATCTTCAATATATAAGTGAAAGAGAAATTCATTACAAAGCTATGTATCCATGGAATACCTGGCCCGAAGGTGATCATACAATAGATTCATATACGTTGATTAGTGCAAAATTAAGCTTTTTGCCTCAGGAAAATTTAGCTTTTTCATTGATTGGAAAAAATCTAATGGATGTTGAATATAATTACCCTGAATACATTAGAAAAGGGATACCTTATATTCCAGGAGGACCGGGAAGAGCATTATATTTTGAAATTGGATATAGATTTTAA
- a CDS encoding PorP/SprF family type IX secretion system membrane protein: MKKIINIFILLLVMFEYSYGQDPQFSQFYAAPLYLGPSFAGTSEATRVVINYRDQWPRLPGSFVTTAFSIDHNLTKYKSGIGFLLLRDNAGKGMMVTSNVGAMYSYDIKINKDIHVRPGIHALYYHSSIDFHSQIFADQIKDNRTVPVSVETVPVRKEGHFDFSSSALLFSKEYWLGFTIDHLMSLHNTYAENVNNAPLKFSLYGGGKININKSGLRRNIDAENILLAFHLKSQNKNIQLDFGMYYNKTPYLFGIWYRGIPIFKETISQDAITILFGYKFQDFNIGYNYDFTISRLITTTGGAHEISLIYIFDHILQTNRRKIYFPTPCPTF, encoded by the coding sequence TTGAAAAAAATAATTAACATATTCATTTTACTTTTAGTAATGTTTGAGTATTCATATGGACAAGATCCACAGTTTTCTCAATTTTATGCAGCACCACTATATTTAGGACCCTCATTTGCCGGTACTTCTGAAGCTACCAGAGTGGTTATTAATTATCGTGACCAATGGCCAAGACTCCCAGGCTCATTTGTTACTACTGCATTTTCTATTGATCATAATCTTACAAAATACAAAAGCGGAATAGGTTTTTTATTATTAAGAGATAATGCTGGAAAAGGAATGATGGTAACTTCAAATGTTGGGGCAATGTATTCATATGACATAAAAATTAATAAAGATATTCATGTCAGACCAGGAATACATGCATTATATTATCATAGTTCTATTGATTTTCATAGTCAGATTTTTGCAGATCAAATTAAAGATAACAGAACAGTTCCAGTTTCCGTTGAAACTGTTCCTGTAAGAAAAGAAGGACATTTTGATTTTTCCTCATCGGCATTGCTTTTTAGTAAAGAATATTGGTTGGGTTTTACAATTGACCATTTAATGTCTTTACATAATACTTATGCAGAGAATGTTAATAATGCACCTTTGAAATTTTCTTTATATGGTGGTGGAAAAATCAATATTAACAAATCAGGCTTAAGAAGAAACATTGATGCTGAAAACATTTTATTAGCTTTTCATTTAAAATCTCAAAATAAAAATATCCAACTGGATTTTGGGATGTATTACAATAAAACACCATATTTGTTTGGCATTTGGTATCGTGGAATTCCCATTTTTAAGGAAACTATCAGCCAGGATGCCATTACTATCCTATTTGGTTATAAATTCCAAGATTTTAATATTGGATATAACTATGATTTTACTATTTCAAGACTAATAACTACCACTGGCGGAGCTCATGAAATTTCATTGATTTATATTTTTGATCATATTTTACAAACAAATAGAAGAAAAATATATTTTCCAACCCCTTGCCCTACATTTTAA